One genomic segment of Nocardioides cavernaquae includes these proteins:
- a CDS encoding NADH-quinone oxidoreductase subunit D, which translates to MTTTSNTDTGNTDAFGAGSEPHEGRVFTVTGEDWDQFVSELGSDESFSERIVVNMGPQHPSTHGVLRLILELEGETVTEARCGIGYLHTGIEKNMEFRTWVQGVTFVTRMDYLSPFFNEMTYCLGVERLLGIDEQIPEKAQIMRVLLMELNRISSHLVCIATGGMEIGALTVMTIGFRERELVLDLFELITGLRMNHAFIRPGGVAQDLPPGALDEIRTFVALMKKRLPEYAALCNANPIFKARLEGVGHLDLEGCLALGISGPVLRSTGYAWDLRKTSPYSGYETYDFDVITWDTCDAYGRFRVRLAEMEESLKIVEQAAERLAGLEDAPVMIADKKIAWPSQLAIGSDGMGNSLDHIRHIMGESMEALIHHFKLVTEGFRVPPGQAYVPIESPRGELGASIHSDGGTRPFRVHYRDPSFTNLQATSVMSEGGAVADVIVAIASIDPVMGGVDR; encoded by the coding sequence ATGACGACGACCAGCAACACCGACACCGGCAACACCGACGCCTTCGGCGCCGGATCCGAGCCCCACGAGGGCCGCGTCTTCACCGTCACCGGCGAGGACTGGGACCAGTTCGTCAGCGAGCTGGGCTCGGACGAGAGCTTCAGCGAGCGCATCGTGGTGAACATGGGGCCGCAGCACCCCTCGACCCACGGCGTCCTCCGGCTGATCCTCGAGCTCGAGGGCGAGACGGTCACCGAGGCCCGCTGCGGCATCGGCTACCTGCACACGGGCATCGAGAAGAACATGGAGTTCCGCACCTGGGTGCAGGGCGTCACGTTCGTCACCCGCATGGACTACCTGAGCCCGTTCTTCAACGAGATGACCTACTGCCTCGGCGTCGAGCGGCTGCTCGGCATCGACGAGCAGATCCCCGAGAAGGCCCAGATCATGCGGGTCCTGCTCATGGAGCTCAACCGCATCTCCAGCCACCTGGTCTGCATCGCCACCGGCGGCATGGAGATCGGCGCGCTGACGGTCATGACGATCGGCTTCCGCGAGCGCGAGCTCGTGCTCGACCTCTTCGAGCTGATCACCGGCCTCCGCATGAACCACGCGTTCATCCGCCCCGGCGGCGTCGCGCAGGACCTCCCGCCAGGTGCACTCGACGAGATCCGCACCTTCGTCGCCCTGATGAAGAAGCGTCTCCCCGAGTACGCCGCGCTCTGCAACGCGAACCCGATCTTCAAGGCCCGCCTCGAGGGCGTCGGCCACCTCGACCTCGAGGGCTGCCTGGCGCTGGGCATCTCCGGCCCGGTGCTCCGCTCGACCGGCTACGCGTGGGACCTGCGCAAGACCTCGCCGTACTCCGGCTACGAGACCTACGACTTCGACGTCATTACCTGGGACACCTGCGACGCCTACGGGCGCTTCCGCGTGCGCCTCGCGGAGATGGAGGAGTCGCTCAAGATCGTCGAGCAGGCGGCCGAGCGGCTGGCCGGACTCGAGGACGCGCCGGTGATGATCGCCGACAAGAAGATCGCGTGGCCCAGCCAGCTCGCGATCGGCTCCGACGGCATGGGCAACAGCCTCGACCACATCCGCCACATCATGGGGGAGTCGATGGAGGCGCTGATCCACCACTTCAAGCTGGTGACCGAGGGCTTCCGGGTCCCGCCCGGCCAGGCCTACGTGCCGATCGAGTCGCCCCGCGGCGAGCTCGGCGCGAGCATCCACTCCGACGGCGGCACGCGCCCGTTCCGCGTTCACTACCGCGACCCGTCGTTCACGAACCTGCAGGCCACGAGCGTGATGAGCGAGGGCGGCGCGGTCGCCGACGTCATCGTCGCGATCGCGTCCATCGACCCCGTGATGGGAGGCGTGGACCGATGA
- the nuoE gene encoding NADH-quinone oxidoreductase subunit NuoE has translation MTPTTYAELEQIAARYPEARSGLLPMLHLIQAAEGYVTPDGIEACAKILGISAAEVSGVATFYTMYKRRPIGEHHVGVCTNTLCAVMGGDRIFAELKDHLDVGNDETTADGKVTLEHVECNAACDYAPVVMVNWEFFDNQTPESAKRLVDDLRAGREVTATRGAKICSWRDAERVLAGFPDDRADEGPSAGPASLAGLKTLEGDA, from the coding sequence ATGACGCCCACGACGTACGCCGAGCTCGAGCAGATCGCCGCGCGCTACCCCGAAGCCCGCTCGGGGCTGCTGCCGATGCTGCACCTGATCCAGGCCGCGGAGGGCTATGTGACCCCCGACGGCATCGAGGCGTGCGCGAAGATCCTCGGGATCAGTGCCGCCGAGGTGAGCGGTGTCGCGACCTTCTACACGATGTACAAGCGCCGCCCGATCGGTGAGCACCACGTCGGGGTCTGCACCAACACGCTGTGCGCGGTGATGGGTGGCGACCGGATCTTCGCCGAGCTCAAGGACCACCTCGACGTCGGCAACGACGAGACAACGGCCGACGGCAAGGTGACGCTCGAGCACGTCGAGTGCAATGCCGCCTGTGACTATGCGCCGGTCGTGATGGTCAACTGGGAGTTCTTCGACAACCAGACCCCCGAGTCGGCCAAGCGGCTGGTCGACGACCTCCGCGCGGGCCGCGAGGTCACCGCCACCCGGGGCGCGAAGATCTGCTCCTGGCGTGACGCCGAGCGCGTGCTGGCCGGCTTCCCGGACGACCGCGCCGACGAAGGTCCCTCTGCCGGGCCGGCCTCGCTGGCCGGCCTCAAGACGCTTGAAGGTGACGCCTGA